The following proteins are encoded in a genomic region of Comamonas resistens:
- a CDS encoding xanthine dehydrogenase family protein molybdopterin-binding subunit: MKFFTKDNQAQLTRRQLLKAGGMLMVGSVAGGHLLMAQTAPEAAAKGAFPIPSAKLVESFIAIGADGSVTAYNGHVDLGTGVRTALGQLVADELYVDFAAVTMVLGHTARTPDLGPTIASNTIQVSSLPMRHAAAQVRQLLIKLASEKSGVPAERITTQKGFVIAGGKRYGYGELVQGQDLQIEVDDKIELRKSGFEYIGKSVQRVDIPNKVLGALTYIHDLRVPGMLHGRVIRPPYTGADATAPLGSSLVSVDEKSIAHLPGIVKVVVKGDFVGVVAEREEQAIAAMRQLKVTWKEWSGLPDMSLSGLHQTLVDHAKTDRVLQEDEGALQAIEQVKTALTRDYVWPYHAHGSIGPSCAIAEVGDGQIQVWTGSQNPHDVCKDIAKLMDVNADNINVTRLEASGCYGRNCADDVCSDAVLMSAAVGKPVRVQLMREQEAGWEPKGTGQLIRVRGGLDEQNNVAAYELRTCYPSNNATALALILTGKVSAKIEAQQMGDRTAIPQYEYPKMRVISQDAVPIVRASWMRGVSALPNVFAHESWIDECAYLAKADPIEYRLRYLKDPRAVALIAEAKKQCHWQEGPARRNAAPDDQRLVKGRGFAYARYFHSKFPGYGAAWATWVVDVTVDRETGEVKVDKVFVAQDTGAMVNPAGVRHQVHGNVVQSTSRVLKEFVTFDKSGVTSVEWGGYPILRFDELPEIDSLLVERPNEAPMGAGESASVPSAAAVANAIFDATGVRLLEVPFTPSRVLAAIKAAKSGQAASK, translated from the coding sequence ATGAAATTCTTCACCAAAGACAATCAAGCCCAGCTCACCCGTCGCCAGTTGCTCAAGGCCGGCGGCATGCTGATGGTCGGCTCCGTCGCAGGCGGCCATCTGCTGATGGCCCAGACCGCCCCCGAAGCGGCTGCCAAGGGCGCTTTCCCCATTCCTTCGGCCAAGCTGGTGGAGAGCTTTATCGCCATTGGCGCCGACGGCTCCGTCACCGCCTACAACGGCCACGTGGACCTGGGCACGGGCGTGCGCACGGCTCTGGGCCAGCTGGTGGCCGACGAGCTGTATGTGGACTTTGCCGCCGTGACCATGGTGCTGGGCCACACCGCCCGTACCCCGGATCTGGGCCCCACCATTGCCAGCAACACCATCCAAGTATCGTCCCTGCCCATGCGCCATGCCGCAGCGCAGGTGCGTCAGCTGCTGATCAAGCTGGCCAGCGAAAAGTCCGGTGTTCCCGCTGAACGCATCACCACCCAGAAAGGCTTTGTCATCGCCGGCGGCAAGCGCTACGGCTATGGCGAACTGGTTCAGGGCCAGGATCTGCAGATCGAGGTCGACGACAAGATCGAGCTGCGCAAGTCCGGCTTCGAGTACATCGGCAAGTCGGTGCAGCGCGTGGACATCCCCAACAAGGTGCTGGGCGCGCTGACCTATATCCACGACCTGCGCGTGCCCGGCATGCTGCACGGCCGCGTGATCCGTCCACCCTACACCGGCGCCGATGCCACGGCGCCCCTGGGCTCCAGCCTGGTGTCGGTGGACGAGAAGTCCATCGCCCATCTGCCCGGCATCGTCAAGGTCGTGGTCAAGGGCGACTTCGTGGGCGTGGTGGCCGAGCGTGAAGAGCAGGCCATCGCTGCCATGCGCCAGCTCAAGGTCACCTGGAAGGAATGGAGCGGCCTGCCCGATATGTCGCTGAGCGGCCTGCATCAGACCCTGGTGGACCACGCCAAGACCGACCGCGTGCTGCAGGAAGACGAAGGCGCGCTGCAGGCGATCGAGCAGGTCAAGACTGCGCTGACCCGCGACTATGTCTGGCCTTATCACGCTCATGGCTCCATCGGCCCGTCCTGCGCGATTGCCGAAGTGGGTGATGGCCAGATCCAGGTCTGGACCGGCTCGCAAAACCCTCACGACGTGTGCAAGGACATTGCCAAGCTCATGGACGTGAATGCCGACAACATCAACGTCACCCGCCTCGAAGCCTCTGGCTGCTACGGCCGCAATTGCGCGGACGACGTCTGCTCGGATGCGGTGCTGATGTCTGCCGCCGTGGGCAAGCCCGTGCGCGTGCAGCTGATGCGCGAGCAGGAAGCCGGCTGGGAGCCCAAGGGCACGGGCCAGCTGATTCGCGTGCGCGGCGGCCTGGACGAGCAAAACAATGTGGCCGCCTACGAGCTGCGCACCTGCTACCCATCGAACAACGCCACGGCGCTGGCGCTGATCCTCACGGGCAAGGTCTCCGCCAAGATCGAGGCCCAGCAAATGGGCGACCGTACGGCCATCCCGCAATACGAGTACCCCAAGATGCGCGTGATCTCCCAGGACGCCGTGCCCATCGTGCGCGCCTCGTGGATGCGCGGCGTCTCGGCCTTGCCCAATGTGTTCGCCCATGAGTCCTGGATCGACGAATGCGCCTACCTGGCCAAGGCCGACCCCATCGAATACCGTCTGCGCTACCTCAAGGACCCGCGTGCCGTGGCGCTGATTGCCGAGGCCAAGAAGCAGTGCCACTGGCAGGAAGGCCCGGCCCGCCGCAATGCGGCACCGGACGATCAGCGCCTGGTCAAGGGTCGCGGCTTTGCCTATGCCCGCTACTTCCATAGCAAGTTCCCCGGCTACGGTGCGGCCTGGGCAACCTGGGTGGTCGACGTGACCGTGGACCGCGAAACCGGCGAAGTCAAGGTCGACAAGGTCTTTGTCGCCCAGGACACCGGCGCCATGGTCAACCCCGCTGGCGTGCGCCATCAGGTGCACGGCAACGTGGTGCAGTCCACCAGCCGCGTGCTCAAGGAGTTCGTCACCTTCGACAAGAGCGGCGTCACCTCCGTGGAATGGGGCGGCTACCCCATCCTGCGCTTTGACGAGCTGCCCGAAATCGACTCGCTGCTGGTCGAGCGCCCTAACGAAGCGCCCATGGGCGCCGGTGAATCGGCCTCCGTGCCCAGCGCCGCCGCCGTGGCCAATGCCATCTTTGACGCCACCGGAGTGCGCCTGCTGGAAGTGCCGTTCACGCCCAGCCGCGTGCTGGCCGCGATCAAGGCTGCCAAGTCCGGCCAAGCCGCATCCAAGTGA
- a CDS encoding c-type cytochrome, translating into MKTFKKIVLGGAALVVVLAAAGLALTHQGEIAPQASIPTAEFSPQQIAKGKLLAAMGDCAVCHTAPNGKTNAGGLAMPSPFGTIYTSNITPDAKTGIGSWSFEAFERAMRHGVDREGQYLYPAFPYTAFSRVTDEDMKALYAFLMSEPAVENEAPKTTLNFPYNVRRGIAAWNWLYLKPGVVKDDEKQAPEWNRGAYLVEGLGHCSACHTPRNGLAAEKTGADHFAGGSAEGWDAPALTAKSASPLPWTKDDLVTYMKTGFSARHGVAAGPMAPVAHGLGQQSDEDLNAIATYLMSYRDASAAPGDAEALIKEKTATPKLALDTEGYRLYQGACMACHRADPSASTFGVRPQLALSTSLHAESPDNAIMAVLEGVQKPAHAELGTMPAFRHALSDAQIATLLNTMRAQYGVAEWSDLQNKVSKLRQQTAAAH; encoded by the coding sequence ATGAAAACATTCAAGAAAATCGTGCTGGGTGGTGCCGCACTCGTGGTGGTTTTGGCCGCTGCGGGCCTGGCCCTCACGCATCAAGGTGAAATTGCACCGCAGGCCAGCATTCCCACGGCCGAGTTCTCGCCCCAGCAGATTGCCAAGGGCAAGCTGCTGGCGGCCATGGGCGACTGCGCGGTCTGCCACACGGCTCCCAACGGCAAGACCAACGCGGGCGGTCTGGCCATGCCCAGCCCCTTCGGCACCATCTACACCAGCAACATCACGCCTGACGCCAAGACCGGTATCGGCAGCTGGAGCTTTGAAGCCTTCGAGCGCGCCATGCGCCACGGCGTGGACCGCGAAGGCCAGTACCTCTACCCTGCATTCCCCTACACGGCCTTCAGCCGCGTGACGGATGAGGATATGAAGGCCTTGTACGCCTTTCTGATGAGCGAGCCTGCCGTGGAGAACGAGGCGCCCAAGACAACGCTGAACTTCCCCTACAACGTGCGCCGCGGCATTGCGGCCTGGAACTGGCTCTACCTCAAGCCCGGCGTGGTCAAGGACGATGAAAAGCAGGCACCCGAGTGGAATCGCGGCGCCTATCTCGTCGAAGGTCTGGGTCACTGCAGCGCCTGCCACACACCGCGCAACGGGCTGGCCGCCGAGAAGACCGGCGCCGACCACTTTGCGGGCGGCAGTGCCGAAGGCTGGGATGCACCGGCTCTGACCGCCAAGTCGGCCTCGCCCCTGCCCTGGACCAAGGATGACCTCGTCACCTATATGAAGACCGGCTTCTCGGCACGCCACGGCGTGGCGGCAGGCCCCATGGCACCCGTGGCCCATGGCCTGGGCCAGCAGTCTGACGAAGATCTGAACGCCATCGCCACCTATCTGATGAGCTACCGCGACGCCAGCGCTGCGCCCGGCGATGCAGAAGCCTTGATCAAGGAAAAGACGGCCACGCCCAAATTGGCACTGGACACCGAAGGCTACCGCCTCTATCAGGGCGCTTGCATGGCTTGCCACCGTGCTGACCCATCGGCCAGTACCTTCGGTGTTCGTCCACAGCTGGCACTAAGCACCAGCTTGCACGCCGAGTCGCCTGACAATGCCATCATGGCCGTGCTGGAAGGCGTACAAAAGCCTGCCCATGCGGAACTGGGTACCATGCCTGCCTTCCGCCATGCACTCAGCGATGCCCAGATTGCCACCCTGCTCAACACCATGCGAGCCCAGTACGGCGTGGCCGAGTGGAGCGATCTGCAGAACAAGGTCAGCAAGCTGCGCCAGCAAACCGCTGCCGCTCACTGA
- a CDS encoding XdhC family protein has product MDNIDVMVLKALHDWRSAGQRALLATVVRTWGSSPRPVGSMMALREDGRAIGSVSGGCIEDDLIARHTRSLNQNLGIPDGPPQLVRYGVSADEAHRFGLPCGGTLELLLEFNPDAASLQDLLQRLESGSLVERRVDCTTGTVTLQTAEYPDTLEFDGHTLTNHLGPGYRMLLIGAGALAEYLATMALFNGFTVTICDPREEYMGSWSVAQVSKVTDMPDDAVTAFKPDARSCIVALTHDPKLDDLALLEALHSPAFYVGAIGSRRNNHARRDRMIEHFDETEESLAKLRGPIGLYIGSKTPAEIAVSVMAEILAVKNGVVLPQAMSVETAKQEHDITMNDSDLQCALPQFLDPKTAAKQQ; this is encoded by the coding sequence ATGGACAACATCGATGTCATGGTGCTCAAGGCCTTGCATGACTGGCGCAGCGCCGGCCAGCGCGCCTTGCTGGCTACCGTGGTACGCACCTGGGGCTCATCCCCTCGTCCAGTCGGTTCGATGATGGCATTGCGCGAGGATGGCAGAGCCATTGGCTCGGTCTCCGGCGGCTGCATCGAAGACGACCTCATTGCACGCCATACCCGCTCACTGAACCAGAACCTGGGCATTCCGGACGGCCCGCCGCAACTGGTGCGCTATGGCGTCAGTGCCGACGAGGCCCACCGCTTCGGCCTGCCCTGCGGCGGCACGCTGGAGCTGCTGCTGGAATTCAACCCCGATGCCGCCAGCCTGCAGGATCTGCTGCAGCGACTGGAGTCTGGCTCGCTGGTCGAGCGCCGTGTGGACTGCACGACGGGCACTGTCACCCTGCAGACTGCCGAGTACCCCGACACGCTGGAATTTGACGGCCACACCCTCACCAACCACCTGGGACCCGGTTACCGCATGCTGCTGATTGGCGCCGGCGCACTGGCCGAATACCTGGCCACCATGGCCTTGTTCAACGGCTTCACCGTCACTATCTGCGACCCACGCGAGGAATACATGGGCAGCTGGTCCGTGGCTCAGGTCAGCAAGGTCACCGATATGCCCGACGATGCCGTCACCGCCTTCAAGCCCGATGCGCGCAGCTGCATCGTCGCACTCACGCACGACCCCAAGCTAGACGACCTGGCCTTGCTCGAAGCCCTGCACAGCCCGGCTTTTTATGTGGGCGCCATCGGCTCGCGCCGCAATAATCACGCGCGCCGCGACCGCATGATCGAGCACTTTGACGAAACCGAGGAATCTCTGGCCAAGCTACGCGGCCCTATCGGTCTGTATATCGGCAGCAAGACCCCGGCCGAAATCGCCGTCAGCGTGATGGCCGAAATCCTGGCCGTCAAGAACGGCGTCGTCCTGCCCCAGGCCATGTCGGTGGAAACGGCCAAGCAGGAACATGACATCACCATGAACGACAGCGATCTGCAATGCGCATTGCCGCAGTTCCTGGACCCCAAGACTGCAGCCAAACAGCAATAA